The Microbacterium hydrocarbonoxydans genome window below encodes:
- a CDS encoding MFS transporter, whose protein sequence is MTTYSSWRFVFVAEVVIMLLVVLCARVITDSTPRQHIRLDSGSVLLSSAGLVLIVFGMLQSKTWGWVVPLNTPEIGGVPIAPLGVSLTTWCIALGVILITLFIGWQRRLLRDGRPPLMQPDLFAIKTLRSGLAVLGAQYAVTAGLFFMVPVYLQMTLGFDALETGIRIFPLSVALILFSIVGTALSRKWSPRRIVRVGQGILVLSAILLLGAVTEDLRSVLFGIGMFFAGSALGLLASQLGNVNMSSVKEKDTSEAGGLQGVFQNLGSSLGTALIGSILIGALSTSFASGVAVSELPSEVQATVSAATDRGVTVIPAADVAQLGQKPASRTRNPMSSQRSTASRSSPRCGSPSSV, encoded by the coding sequence GTGACGACCTACTCCAGCTGGCGCTTCGTCTTCGTCGCCGAGGTCGTGATCATGCTGCTGGTCGTGCTCTGCGCGAGAGTCATCACGGATTCGACGCCGCGACAGCACATCCGACTCGATAGCGGCAGCGTCCTGCTGTCGTCGGCCGGCCTCGTGCTGATCGTCTTCGGCATGCTGCAGAGCAAGACCTGGGGGTGGGTGGTCCCCCTGAACACGCCGGAGATCGGCGGGGTCCCGATAGCGCCGCTCGGCGTCTCGCTGACGACCTGGTGCATCGCACTCGGCGTCATCCTGATCACGCTGTTCATCGGGTGGCAGCGTCGGCTGCTGCGCGATGGTCGACCGCCTCTGATGCAGCCCGACCTCTTCGCGATCAAGACGCTGCGCAGCGGACTCGCTGTGCTCGGAGCGCAGTACGCCGTGACAGCCGGTCTCTTCTTCATGGTGCCGGTGTACCTGCAGATGACTCTGGGATTCGATGCTCTCGAGACGGGTATCAGGATCTTCCCGCTGTCGGTCGCCCTGATCCTGTTCTCGATCGTCGGGACCGCGCTGTCCCGGAAGTGGTCGCCGCGCCGCATCGTGCGCGTCGGACAGGGGATCCTCGTCCTCAGCGCCATCCTCCTGCTGGGCGCCGTCACCGAGGACCTTCGCAGCGTGCTCTTCGGGATCGGCATGTTCTTCGCCGGCAGCGCCCTCGGCCTTCTGGCCTCCCAGCTCGGCAACGTGAACATGTCGAGCGTGAAGGAGAAGGACACGAGTGAGGCTGGCGGTCTGCAGGGCGTCTTCCAGAACCTGGGGTCGTCACTCGGCACGGCGCTCATCGGGTCGATCCTGATCGGAGCTCTCTCGACGTCCTTCGCCTCGGGGGTGGCCGTCAGCGAGCTGCCCAGCGAGGTCCAGGCCACCGTCAGTGCGGCGACCGACCGCGGCGTCACGGTCATCCCCGCGGCGGATGTCGCTCAGCTCGGGCAGAAGCCGGCCTCACGGACGAGGAATCCGATGAGCTCGCAGAGATCTACCGCGAGTCGCAGCTCTCCTCGCTGCGGGTCGCCTTCGTCGGTCTGA
- a CDS encoding LacI family DNA-binding transcriptional regulator: MTSEQPAEPPQRRRDPSMEDVAREAGVSGQTVSRVVNARGYVGAATRERVEVAMQRLGYRPNSAARALRSGRFRAIGVIMFSFSSYGNQRTLDAIAVRASQMGYALTLIPVESSARDTVAGAFRRLEEHAVDGIIIVIEAHQLDEAEVEIPDGLPVVLVDSNRGAAHPFVDTDQAQGARLATEHLLDLGHETVWHVAGPAKSYSAERRRESWRLTLESRGLAAPEPLQGDWSAESGYRAGLRLREDDSVTAVFAANDQMAIGVVRAFREAGKDIPGDVSVVGFDGLPDAAQLWPPLTTVQQHPERVGALAVDVLL, encoded by the coding sequence GTGACTTCGGAACAGCCGGCAGAGCCGCCGCAGCGACGGCGTGACCCCTCGATGGAGGACGTCGCCCGCGAGGCCGGCGTCTCCGGGCAGACCGTCTCGCGGGTCGTGAACGCGCGGGGCTATGTCGGAGCGGCGACCAGAGAGCGCGTCGAGGTCGCCATGCAGCGTCTCGGCTACCGGCCGAACAGCGCGGCGCGAGCACTGCGCTCCGGGCGCTTCCGTGCGATCGGCGTCATCATGTTCTCCTTCAGCTCCTACGGCAACCAGCGCACGCTCGACGCGATCGCCGTGCGCGCCTCGCAGATGGGCTACGCCCTCACGCTCATCCCGGTCGAGTCGAGCGCCCGCGACACCGTCGCCGGGGCGTTCCGGCGACTCGAGGAGCATGCGGTCGACGGCATCATCATCGTGATCGAGGCGCATCAGCTCGACGAGGCCGAGGTCGAGATCCCCGACGGATTGCCCGTCGTGCTGGTCGACTCGAACCGCGGCGCGGCGCATCCGTTCGTCGACACGGATCAGGCCCAGGGAGCGCGACTCGCGACCGAGCATCTGCTCGACCTCGGACACGAGACGGTCTGGCACGTCGCGGGACCTGCGAAGTCGTACTCCGCCGAGCGACGACGCGAGTCGTGGCGGCTGACGCTCGAGTCGCGCGGACTCGCCGCACCCGAGCCGCTGCAGGGGGACTGGTCCGCCGAGTCCGGATACCGTGCGGGTCTCCGCCTCCGCGAGGACGACAGCGTGACCGCGGTGTTCGCCGCCAACGATCAGATGGCGATCGGGGTGGTGCGGGCCTTCCGCGAGGCTGGGAAGGACATCCCCGGGGACGTCAGCGTGGTCGGGTTCGACGGACTGCCGGATGCCGCGCAGCTGTGGCCGCCGCTGACCACGGTGCAGCAGCATCCCGAGCGGGTCGGAGCCCTGGCGGTCGATGTGCTGCTGTAG
- a CDS encoding MFS transporter: MLGAQYAVTAGLFFMVPVYLQMTLGFDALETGIRIFPLSVALILFSIVGTALSRKWSPRRIVRVGQGILVLSAILLLGAVTEDLRSVLFGSACSSPAAPSPSGLPARQREHVEREGEGHE; encoded by the coding sequence GTGCTCGGAGCGCAGTACGCCGTGACAGCCGGTCTCTTCTTCATGGTGCCGGTGTACCTGCAGATGACTCTGGGATTCGATGCTCTCGAGACGGGTATCAGGATCTTCCCGCTGTCGGTCGCCCTGATCCTGTTCTCGATCGTCGGGACCGCGCTGTCCCGGAAGTGGTCGCCGCGCCGCATCGTGCGCGTCGGACAGGGGATCCTCGTCCTCAGCGCCATCCTCCTGCTGGGCGCCGTCACCGAGGACCTTCGCAGCGTGCTCTTCGGATCGGCATGTTCTTCGCCGGCAGCGCCCTCGCCTTCTGGCCTCCCAGCTCGGCAACGTGAACATGTCGAGCGTGAAGGAGAAGGACACGAGTGA
- a CDS encoding MFS transporter, with product MLFGAKLGDVWGRRRAFVIGSCIYAAGSLITALSPTVGFLFLGWSIIEGLGAVLVIPAIAALVADNYRGRERVTAFAVIGAVSGAAVAAGPLIGGAVTTYSSWRFVFVAEVVIMLLVVLCARVITDSTPRQHIRLDSGSVLLSSAGLVLIVFGMLQSKTWGWVVPLNTPEIGGVPIAPLGVSLTTWCIALGVILITLFIGWQRRLLRDGRPPLMQPDLFAIKTLRSDSLCSERSTP from the coding sequence ATGCTCTTCGGCGCGAAGCTCGGCGACGTCTGGGGTCGCCGCCGCGCCTTCGTGATCGGCTCGTGCATCTACGCCGCGGGGTCGTTGATCACCGCGCTGAGCCCGACGGTGGGGTTCCTGTTCCTCGGATGGTCGATCATCGAAGGGTTGGGCGCCGTGCTCGTCATCCCCGCGATCGCCGCACTCGTCGCCGACAACTACCGCGGTCGCGAGCGCGTCACCGCGTTCGCGGTGATCGGCGCGGTCTCCGGTGCCGCGGTCGCCGCGGGGCCGCTGATCGGCGGTGCGGTGACGACCTACTCCAGCTGGCGCTTCGTCTTCGTCGCCGAGGTCGTGATCATGCTGCTGGTCGTGCTCTGCGCGAGAGTCATCACGGATTCGACGCCGCGACAGCACATCCGACTCGATAGCGGCAGCGTCCTGCTGTCGTCGGCCGGCCTCGTGCTGATCGTCTTCGGCATGCTGCAGAGCAAGACCTGGGGGTGGGTGGTCCCCCTGAACACGCCGGAGATCGGCGGGGTCCCGATAGCGCCGCTCGGCGTCTCGCTGACGACCTGGTGCATCGCACTCGGCGTCATCCTGATCACGCTGTTCATCGGGTGGCAGCGTCGGCTGCTGCGCGATGGTCGACCGCCTCTGATGCAGCCCGACCTCTTCGCGATCAAGACGCTGCGCAGCGACTCGCTGTGCTCGGAGCGCAGTACGCCGTGA